One Pseudomonadota bacterium DNA window includes the following coding sequences:
- the hrpB gene encoding ATP-dependent helicase HrpB, producing MPLKNLPELPIDEILPELLAALAANSAAVLVAEPGSGKTTIVPLVLLDQPWLAHRKIILLEPRRLAARAAATRMSALLGEPVGTTVGYRVRFDSRVSRATRIEVVTEGILIRMIQNDPELAGVGLVIFDEFHERSLQGDLALALCLDGRQLRDDLKILVMSATIAGGEISALLGGAPVITGRGRCFPVTVEYLERPTDDFIVPLAVRGIDKALVEQSGDVLVFLPGGGEIRAVQALYGNREHLTCLPLYGDLPLEKQNRVFAGIPGRRLILATPIAETSLTIEGITTVVDCGLVKTPRFDPASSLTRLETIPISKASAEQRTGRAGRLGPGHCYRLWTRSEHHSRPDFLPPEIIHADLAPLILELALWGVSDPGRLVWADPPRPGQISQARRLLQDLGALDGQGVITPLGRELAVFPLHPRLALMLIHGKKQGLCGTVCRLAAILNNRDPLKQEAGSRSADIEERLQLLTIMERDGGDAVRAKGGDPAACRQILREADQYLGLLGETAGKTEPLSEAGNLLASAYPDRIAHRKSGSAQHLLASGCGAILPAGDHLAGAELLVAAKLDGGKRQGRIFLAASLAMDDLRRDHPRLIRTQKTVRWDAEQGRVAAVTEELLGSLVLSRKKWSGATPEQIRQCLLTGIRQSGVTCLPWQEKSRELKARITTAHLWQPEIWPDLDDAALMQDLSWLEPYLVGARALNDLKKLDLVDILLARLSWQEQQELERIAPTHLTVPSGSRIRLRYQPGETPILPVRIQEMFGCAETPTVAGGTIPVLVHLLSPAQRPIQITSDVAAFWRSTYREVKKELAGRYPKHYWPENPLEAEATSRAKRRKK from the coding sequence ATGCCCCTGAAGAATCTTCCTGAACTCCCGATTGATGAAATCCTCCCGGAGCTGCTGGCCGCCCTGGCCGCCAATTCTGCGGCGGTCCTTGTCGCGGAGCCCGGTTCCGGCAAAACCACCATTGTCCCCCTGGTCCTGCTTGACCAGCCGTGGCTGGCCCATCGCAAAATCATTCTTCTCGAGCCGCGCCGCTTGGCCGCCCGGGCTGCGGCGACCAGGATGAGTGCACTGCTCGGGGAACCGGTTGGCACCACCGTCGGCTACCGGGTCCGCTTTGACTCCAGGGTCAGCCGCGCCACTAGAATCGAGGTGGTAACCGAGGGTATCCTGATCAGGATGATCCAGAACGATCCGGAGCTTGCCGGAGTGGGGCTCGTGATCTTCGATGAGTTTCATGAGCGCAGCCTCCAGGGCGACCTGGCACTGGCCCTCTGTCTGGACGGCCGCCAGTTGCGGGATGACCTGAAAATTCTGGTGATGTCGGCTACCATCGCCGGTGGTGAAATCTCCGCGCTGCTTGGCGGGGCGCCGGTCATCACCGGCCGGGGCCGCTGCTTTCCGGTAACCGTCGAATATCTGGAGCGTCCGACGGACGACTTCATCGTCCCGCTGGCTGTCCGGGGGATCGATAAGGCGTTGGTCGAACAATCGGGAGATGTTCTCGTTTTCCTGCCGGGCGGTGGCGAGATCCGCGCTGTGCAAGCCCTGTATGGCAATCGTGAGCACCTGACCTGTCTGCCGCTCTACGGTGATCTGCCTCTGGAAAAGCAGAACCGGGTCTTTGCCGGGATTCCCGGCCGCCGCCTGATTCTGGCCACCCCGATTGCCGAGACCAGCCTCACCATCGAAGGCATTACCACGGTGGTGGATTGCGGTCTGGTCAAAACACCGCGTTTTGACCCGGCGAGCAGTCTGACCCGTCTGGAAACCATCCCGATTTCCAAGGCCTCGGCCGAACAAAGAACCGGCCGGGCCGGCCGCCTTGGCCCCGGCCATTGCTACCGTCTCTGGACCAGAAGCGAACATCACTCCCGACCTGACTTTCTGCCACCCGAAATCATTCACGCCGATCTTGCCCCGCTCATCCTCGAACTGGCCCTCTGGGGGGTCAGTGATCCCGGGCGGCTTGTCTGGGCCGATCCGCCCCGCCCCGGCCAGATCAGCCAGGCCCGGCGGCTCCTGCAAGACCTTGGCGCGCTTGACGGGCAAGGGGTGATCACTCCACTCGGTCGGGAACTGGCCGTCTTTCCCCTCCATCCCCGTCTGGCCCTGATGCTGATCCATGGCAAAAAACAGGGGCTCTGCGGAACAGTCTGCCGACTGGCGGCGATCCTCAACAATCGCGATCCCTTAAAACAGGAGGCGGGCAGCCGGAGCGCCGATATCGAGGAGCGGCTGCAGCTTCTGACCATCATGGAACGGGACGGGGGTGATGCAGTCCGGGCCAAAGGCGGTGATCCGGCGGCCTGCCGCCAGATCCTGCGGGAGGCGGATCAGTATCTGGGCCTGCTTGGCGAAACCGCCGGAAAAACGGAACCACTGAGCGAGGCGGGCAACCTGCTGGCCAGCGCTTACCCTGACCGGATAGCCCATCGGAAATCGGGCAGCGCCCAGCATCTGCTCGCTTCCGGGTGCGGGGCAATCTTGCCTGCCGGAGACCATCTCGCAGGCGCCGAACTGCTGGTTGCCGCAAAACTGGATGGCGGGAAAAGACAGGGCCGGATCTTTCTGGCGGCGTCTCTGGCGATGGACGATTTGAGAAGAGATCACCCCCGCCTGATCCGGACCCAAAAGACGGTCCGCTGGGATGCGGAGCAGGGAAGGGTGGCGGCGGTGACTGAAGAGCTCCTCGGCAGCCTGGTGCTCTCCCGGAAGAAATGGTCCGGGGCCACACCGGAGCAGATCCGTCAATGCCTGCTGACCGGAATCAGGCAGTCCGGAGTTACCTGTCTGCCCTGGCAGGAAAAAAGCAGGGAGCTTAAGGCCCGGATCACAACCGCCCACCTCTGGCAGCCCGAAATCTGGCCGGATCTTGATGACGCAGCCCTGATGCAGGACCTCTCGTGGCTGGAGCCTTATCTGGTCGGGGCCAGGGCCCTCAATGATCTGAAAAAACTGGATCTGGTCGATATCCTGCTGGCCCGGCTTTCCTGGCAGGAGCAACAGGAGCTGGAGAGGATCGCGCCCACCCATCTGACCGTGCCGAGCGGTTCCAGAATCAGGCTCCGTTACCAGCCCGGTGAAACGCCGATCCTGCCGGTCAGGATTCAGGAGATGTTCGGCTGTGCCGAAACGCCCACCGTGGCAGGCGGTACAATACCGGTGCTGGTCCACCTTCTTTCACCTGCCCAGCGGCCGATTCAGATTACCTCGGACGTCGCCGCCTTCTGGCGCTCGACTTACCGGGAAGTCAAGAAGGAACTGGCCGGTCGCTACCCCAAACATTACTGGCCGGAAAATCCGCTGGAAGCCGAAGCCACCAGCCGGGCGAAAAGGAGAAAGAAATGA
- a CDS encoding PilZ domain-containing protein yields MMDERREGIRVELDVTVSEKLVSGTAKARAINLSRTGMRYIKPVNYGRHGSQEVFLEFTLSGESAPIQVTGWVVEEVAREDLLETAVTFMFLPEGDEKKINAYVQKHLQSREC; encoded by the coding sequence ATGATGGATGAACGGCGAGAGGGAATCAGGGTTGAACTGGATGTGACGGTTTCCGAGAAACTGGTTTCCGGAACTGCAAAAGCCCGGGCGATTAACCTGAGTCGGACCGGGATGCGCTACATTAAACCCGTGAATTACGGTCGCCATGGTTCACAGGAAGTCTTTCTGGAATTCACCCTGTCCGGGGAGTCTGCGCCGATTCAGGTGACGGGCTGGGTGGTGGAAGAAGTTGCGAGGGAGGATCTTCTGGAAACCGCAGTCACTTTCATGTTTTTACCTGAGGGTGATGAGAAAAAAATCAACGCATATGTGCAAAAGCATCTCCAGTCGAGGGAGTGCTAG
- a CDS encoding twin-arginine translocation signal domain-containing protein: MTKQSDKYLTGAGTAHDEVAENPSRRKFLNTAGIAAVGGLVTAVGTNLLDSGEAKAAPAPEAPPLPWKYTKLDPLEAGKRGYKSYLAQGG, translated from the coding sequence ATGACGAAACAATCTGACAAGTATCTGACAGGAGCTGGAACTGCACACGATGAGGTGGCCGAAAACCCCTCAAGAAGAAAATTCCTGAACACTGCCGGTATTGCGGCTGTTGGAGGACTGGTCACCGCCGTGGGAACCAACCTCCTTGACAGCGGGGAAGCAAAGGCGGCTCCCGCACCGGAGGCACCGCCACTGCCCTGGAAATACACCAAGCTCGACCCGCTCGAAGCCGGTAAAAGAGGGTACAAAAGTTACCTCGCCCAGGGCGGCTGA
- a CDS encoding C-GCAxxG-C-C family protein, translated as MKEKVGYPYTTLSDDMFHHAAGGYAGQGTLCGSIGACSSLINLVTKDADNTHNKMISDLINWYASFNHPTTEFDSVVKFPDQIRVVPNSPLCHVSVSTWTMAAKTEIDTYERKDRCAKVAGRVAMQTVLMLNAYADKKWAPMAPALSKETASCLECHGPEEDNNQQGKMNCGLCHPHKADHAA; from the coding sequence TTGAAGGAAAAAGTCGGATATCCGTACACAACGCTTTCAGACGACATGTTCCATCACGCCGCCGGGGGTTATGCCGGGCAGGGAACTCTCTGCGGCTCCATCGGCGCCTGTTCGTCCCTCATCAACCTGGTGACCAAGGACGCCGATAACACCCACAACAAGATGATCAGCGACCTGATCAACTGGTATGCATCGTTCAATCACCCGACAACCGAGTTTGACTCCGTCGTAAAATTTCCGGACCAGATACGCGTGGTTCCCAATTCGCCTCTCTGCCATGTCTCGGTTTCCACCTGGACCATGGCGGCGAAAACGGAAATTGACACCTATGAAAGGAAAGACCGTTGCGCCAAGGTTGCCGGCAGGGTTGCCATGCAGACTGTTCTGATGCTGAATGCCTATGCTGACAAGAAATGGGCGCCGATGGCTCCCGCTCTATCTAAGGAAACCGCCTCCTGTCTCGAATGTCATGGGCCGGAAGAAGACAACAATCAGCAGGGTAAAATGAATTGCGGATTATGCCACCCCCACAAGGCAGACCACGCCGCATAG
- a CDS encoding ABC transporter ATP-binding protein: MQPILEVKNLVKRYKTIAAVDGISFKIQPGICFGLLGPNGAGKSSALEVIEDILPPTSGEILFNGAPIQEASFREKIGIQFQHTSLLDFLTVRDTIRTFMSLYRDPEQLDLLADLCNLHEFMDRMNNKLSGGQTQRLMLALALINKPQLVFLDEPSTGLDPQARRNLWEIVRGIKEKGRTIILTTHSMDEAEYLCDQIAIMDHGRIIAEGSPAELVERYCTGGTITLPRENVTIPLSEIPFPWRETNGRLEISTDRINTGLERLLAMQINLAEMTVHSPNLEDVFLNLTGRKLRD; the protein is encoded by the coding sequence ATGCAACCGATCCTTGAAGTAAAGAACCTGGTCAAGCGCTACAAGACCATCGCCGCAGTCGACGGGATCAGCTTCAAAATCCAGCCGGGAATCTGCTTTGGTCTGCTGGGTCCGAACGGGGCCGGCAAGTCCTCGGCCCTTGAAGTGATCGAAGACATCCTGCCGCCAACCTCGGGCGAGATCCTTTTCAACGGGGCTCCCATTCAGGAGGCATCTTTCCGGGAAAAGATCGGCATCCAGTTCCAGCACACCTCGCTCCTGGACTTCCTTACCGTCCGCGACACCATCCGCACCTTCATGAGTCTCTACCGGGACCCGGAGCAACTTGATCTGCTGGCGGATCTCTGCAACCTCCACGAATTCATGGACCGGATGAACAACAAACTTTCCGGAGGTCAGACCCAACGCCTGATGCTGGCTCTCGCGCTGATCAACAAACCGCAGCTGGTCTTCCTCGACGAACCCTCCACCGGGCTCGACCCGCAGGCCCGGCGGAACCTGTGGGAGATCGTGCGCGGTATCAAGGAAAAAGGCCGAACCATTATCCTCACGACCCACTCCATGGATGAGGCTGAATATCTCTGCGACCAGATCGCCATTATGGACCATGGCCGAATCATCGCCGAAGGCTCACCTGCGGAGCTGGTGGAGCGTTACTGCACGGGCGGGACCATCACTCTGCCGCGAGAGAACGTCACCATCCCGCTTTCCGAGATCCCCTTCCCCTGGCGCGAGACCAACGGCCGACTGGAAATCTCCACCGACCGGATCAATACCGGTCTGGAGCGCCTGCTTGCCATGCAGATCAACCTGGCCGAGATGACGGTTCATTCGCCGAACCTGGAAGATGTTTTCCTGAACCTGACCGGGCGCAAACTCCGGGATTGA
- a CDS encoding ABC transporter permease encodes MKWKRIWAMFKARNQEFFRDKAAFGWNFLFPFLIIAGFGLVFGNRDFSGFKVGAFPAETRAVSFSGSTLPKDFQDNHHLNFIGFSSLSAGLEELQHHKIDFLVRLDSPTRQYWVLDSSPKGYLVERIFLTSFIPADARYGEKVAVPGTEIRYIDWLFPGILGMNMMFSALWGVGFVIVRYRKNGVLKRLKATPLSAFEYLTAQAMSRFFLLVFTLVVVWSGTDFLFSFRVVGSHLTLFFVFALGGLSLTSIGILMAARGTSEEFASGALNFISWPMMFLSEVWFSIEGAPEWIKRFSEILPLTRMLHAARKVMNDGATLAEISGECLFLATLTLICLIAAAILFSWNE; translated from the coding sequence ATGAAATGGAAACGAATCTGGGCCATGTTCAAGGCCAGAAATCAGGAGTTTTTCAGAGACAAAGCGGCCTTTGGCTGGAACTTCCTCTTCCCTTTTCTGATCATCGCCGGATTCGGCCTCGTCTTCGGAAACCGCGACTTTTCAGGGTTCAAGGTGGGAGCCTTTCCCGCCGAAACCCGCGCTGTCTCTTTCTCCGGCTCCACACTCCCCAAGGACTTTCAGGACAACCATCATCTGAACTTTATCGGTTTCTCATCCCTGTCGGCTGGACTTGAAGAGCTTCAGCACCACAAGATCGACTTTCTGGTCCGCCTCGATTCGCCTACCCGCCAGTACTGGGTCCTGGACTCCTCGCCCAAGGGGTATCTGGTGGAGCGCATCTTCCTGACCAGTTTCATCCCGGCTGATGCCCGCTATGGCGAGAAGGTGGCGGTGCCCGGCACCGAGATCAGATACATAGACTGGCTGTTCCCGGGCATTCTGGGGATGAACATGATGTTCAGCGCCCTCTGGGGAGTCGGTTTTGTTATTGTCCGCTACCGGAAAAACGGGGTGCTGAAACGGCTTAAGGCCACCCCGCTCAGCGCCTTCGAGTACCTGACCGCCCAGGCGATGTCCCGTTTCTTCCTGCTGGTCTTCACCCTGGTCGTTGTCTGGTCTGGCACCGATTTCCTCTTTTCCTTCCGGGTGGTTGGTTCACACCTTACCCTGTTCTTCGTTTTTGCCCTCGGCGGTCTCAGCCTGACTTCGATCGGCATCCTGATGGCCGCCCGCGGCACCAGCGAAGAGTTCGCCAGCGGAGCCCTGAATTTCATTTCCTGGCCGATGATGTTTCTCTCCGAGGTCTGGTTTTCCATTGAGGGGGCGCCGGAGTGGATCAAACGTTTTTCCGAGATCCTCCCTTTAACCCGGATGCTCCACGCCGCGCGCAAGGTGATGAACGACGGGGCCACCCTTGCCGAGATCAGCGGCGAGTGCCTCTTTCTTGCCACTCTCACGTTGATCTGTCTCATCGCGGCGGCCATCCTCTTCTCCTGGAACGAATGA
- a CDS encoding MFS transporter, translating into MAPFMLSSVNVALPAIQHEFGVNAVLLGWIATSYLLATGILLVPIGKFADMYGRRKVFVTGIIVFTCGSLVAIFVPNVGLFIASRVIQGLGAAMFLTTGMAILTLVFPPARRGWALGVLVTAVYVGLATGPFAGGLLTRYCGWRSIFVVIFLLGGGSFYVTHRYLKGEWAETSGGTFDLGGSLVYALAIFFLVYGGTRMPELSGGMLVLAGGFGMVVFFRMQKKSRYPVFEVGLFQNNRPFLFSSLAALIHYAATFGITFQISLFLQYIKGMSPQAAGTVLMIQPVMMALFSSQAGKLSDRIEPRVIASAGMGLTAIGLACFVFLDPATPLWLIGANLGLLGFGFALFSSPNMSAIMGSVERKQYGLASGTVATMRLLGQMCSMTLVTVFLTHFIGREEIRPGNYALFLESMRMCFAFFVVLCSIGIGFSLFRGNVRV; encoded by the coding sequence ATGGCGCCGTTCATGCTTTCCTCTGTCAATGTGGCCCTTCCCGCGATCCAGCATGAATTCGGAGTGAATGCCGTACTGCTCGGCTGGATCGCCACTTCCTATCTGCTGGCCACTGGAATCCTTCTGGTGCCGATCGGCAAGTTTGCCGATATGTATGGCCGACGGAAGGTATTTGTGACCGGCATAATCGTTTTCACCTGCGGCTCTTTGGTCGCGATTTTTGTGCCGAATGTCGGCTTGTTCATCGCCAGCCGGGTTATTCAGGGATTGGGGGCGGCGATGTTTCTGACCACCGGCATGGCGATCCTTACCCTGGTTTTTCCCCCGGCCAGGCGGGGCTGGGCCCTGGGAGTTCTGGTCACTGCCGTCTATGTCGGTCTGGCTACAGGGCCCTTTGCCGGAGGGCTCCTGACCCGGTATTGCGGATGGCGCTCGATCTTTGTGGTTATTTTTCTATTGGGCGGCGGTTCATTCTATGTCACTCACCGCTACCTGAAAGGGGAGTGGGCGGAGACCTCGGGCGGGACTTTTGATCTGGGCGGCAGCCTGGTTTACGCCCTGGCCATTTTTTTCCTGGTCTATGGCGGAACCCGGATGCCGGAACTTTCAGGCGGGATGCTGGTCCTGGCTGGAGGATTCGGAATGGTCGTGTTTTTCCGGATGCAGAAAAAGAGCAGATACCCGGTCTTTGAAGTGGGGCTGTTTCAGAATAACCGGCCTTTTCTGTTTTCGAGTCTGGCGGCCCTGATCCATTACGCCGCGACCTTCGGGATCACCTTTCAGATCAGTCTCTTTCTCCAGTACATCAAAGGGATGAGCCCGCAGGCCGCCGGAACGGTGTTGATGATCCAGCCGGTAATGATGGCGCTTTTTTCATCCCAGGCAGGCAAGCTTTCCGATCGCATTGAACCCAGGGTGATTGCCTCGGCCGGCATGGGGCTTACCGCCATCGGCCTGGCTTGTTTTGTTTTTCTCGATCCGGCAACCCCGTTGTGGCTGATCGGCGCCAACCTTGGTCTGCTCGGCTTCGGTTTTGCCCTGTTTTCCTCTCCGAATATGAGTGCGATTATGGGTTCGGTCGAGCGCAAACAATACGGTCTGGCTTCCGGGACGGTTGCGACCATGCGTCTTCTCGGGCAGATGTGCAGTATGACTCTCGTTACGGTTTTCCTTACCCATTTTATCGGCAGGGAGGAAATCCGCCCCGGTAATTACGCGCTTTTTTTGGAAAGCATGCGGATGTGTTTTGCGTTTTTTGTGGTCCTGTGCAGTATCGGTATCGGTTTTTCCCTTTTCCGCGGCAATGTGCGGGTCTGA